One genomic window of Sphingomonas ginsengisoli An et al. 2013 includes the following:
- a CDS encoding YihY/virulence factor BrkB family protein, with translation MLGLSPQSPEARRKRLAELQARFGSKVVDRLKPGQRPFEIAKRVLVGVYSDGFIHAGNLAYLSLVAMFPFFISAAALAHLLGRSEDAMHTVNFVLLQVPPDIRKLLVAPVQEVLTARTGPLLWFGGIVGLWTAASFIETLRDILRRAYGVKYSAPFWEYRLMSIGFILASVLLLMTAFAASVALSSVEALIIHVFPRLAPLTSSFPIYKLIPAVALYIAIYIVFVVLTPRRYRRIECRKWPGAVLVTSWWLLTAELLPQAMRLAGGYSLTYGSLAGVMIALLFFFVIGLGVVMGAELNAALAETEAVALEGEQYSGPYAGQLPVEAPNAGPEPLAALADKVVKTDNRDEPST, from the coding sequence CAGCGGCCGTTCGAGATCGCCAAGCGCGTGCTGGTCGGGGTTTACAGCGACGGGTTCATCCACGCCGGCAACCTTGCTTACCTATCGCTGGTCGCGATGTTCCCCTTCTTCATCAGTGCCGCCGCACTCGCCCATCTGCTCGGGCGCAGCGAAGACGCGATGCACACGGTCAACTTCGTCCTGCTCCAGGTCCCGCCCGACATTCGCAAATTGCTGGTCGCCCCGGTCCAGGAAGTGCTCACCGCGCGCACCGGGCCATTGTTGTGGTTCGGCGGGATCGTCGGGCTGTGGACCGCGGCGAGCTTCATCGAGACGCTACGCGACATCCTGCGCCGCGCCTATGGAGTGAAATATAGCGCGCCCTTCTGGGAATATCGGCTGATGTCGATCGGCTTCATTCTCGCGTCGGTGCTTCTGCTGATGACGGCCTTCGCCGCCTCGGTGGCACTCAGCTCGGTCGAGGCGCTGATCATCCACGTCTTCCCGCGCCTGGCGCCGCTGACCAGTTCTTTCCCCATCTACAAATTGATCCCTGCGGTGGCGCTCTACATCGCCATCTACATCGTCTTCGTGGTGCTGACCCCGCGCCGCTACCGCCGCATCGAGTGCCGTAAATGGCCGGGCGCGGTTTTGGTGACGAGCTGGTGGCTGCTGACCGCCGAACTGCTGCCGCAGGCGATGCGGCTGGCCGGCGGTTATAGCCTGACCTACGGTAGCCTTGCCGGGGTGATGATCGCGCTCCTGTTCTTCTTCGTCATCGGCCTTGGCGTGGTGATGGGGGCCGAGCTCAACGCGGCACTGGCCGAAACCGAAGCGGTCGCGCTAGAGGGCGAACAATATTCGGGGCCGTACGCCGGCCAATTGCCGGTGGAAGCCCCGAATGCCGGACCCGAGCCGCTCGCAGCGCTCGCGGATAAGGTGGTGAAGACGGACAACAGGGACGAGCCTTCGACATGA